The Metopolophium dirhodum isolate CAU chromosome 4, ASM1992520v1, whole genome shotgun sequence DNA window TGACAGAATAGTTGACTATCAAAatgatcaaatatatatatatatatatttcacaaaatgttattttacaatattatttaatataaaataagtacttctactaaaatttcaaaaattacaaataaatttcaaCGGGCCCACGGGTCCTTAAAATATCAGGGCCTCTGTACTCGGTCCATCAGCCTTCCCCCCTTGTGGGGGCCCTGACTGTAACCTTCTCAGTTCTTTCCCgagcaaaacagtttttgctgtTTTATATATGTATGACATAACAAATTTTCGTTCAGATTAAATAGTCTGCTGTTAGCTTTGACGTTAGAGTtaattgacttattataaaattcaaaggtaagattattatgtaGCCCCCCCacgttttattcatattattagttttaagtaagttatgacCTTTTTgaaactgtacattttaaaatgatcatcacttactttaaaatcataatatcaataaaagcctaCGTGGGACCCTAGTCCCCTAGATAATAATTCTACCTTTACTAATTTACTCATgataatacatacaaatcaCGATTATAGATTGGTATGGTTACCCAGCGAATTTGGAAAAGTGTCTAGTGTCTACCATGACGCTCATATCGgttcaaaatgttcaaattaaaaatttaaaaccaatatattgttatgatatacaataaaaatatatataatgatcgtattatattataaattataaaatagtccACTAGAAGCGCTAGCACCAAGGGTACGATTTAAATCCAATGCCGTCTTATCATAGCTCGTcgggcaaccatactatcttaaatcgtgcatCGAGCATACTTCTTATTGCTTCTTATACAATGGTTAGTCGTTTCCACTTTCcacattcattataatatcttagtccgtaGTCCGTGATCATTgcttaatactttttttagaaTTCAGTCCTTAGTACTCCTTAGTCCTTACTCTTTACcactttattttcataatttgtgatccttatctacctatattatatatttttctgtgtCCTAAGTCCTTATTGGCTTCCATTGTAAATGATctgaattataagttataacttataagtgtgaTGTGAATAGTATGTGATAGTGTATTACTTGTAaaatttgaaaagttttgaTATTAAGCattgaaattttgttttgttgcaGTAATTGAAGTAATCAAAACTAACACCTAAATGGCAGTCgaagtaaaattttaaaataatattattctaaattacaCAGTTGAGTCTCGAAAACTAGGATCTCAAgggagataaaaattaatttgaattttaggGGTATGCAAAAGTTTGAGTTATAAGGGTTTTCGAGTTATCGTGATTTGACTGTATAATGTAAATTCTTATCTTACAATGGTGTCtttgatatttaattgttatatccATATGCTTACAGaagcttatatatacatattgtagaCCTCGTTGTAGACTAATATATCGCCAATCTCAGTCTACTATATAGTAAACtctattattaatcattattatttaaatggtacTGTAATGAACATAtagtataactattttaatactaaatatattatatctgtaaattataaaaatcgcttttaaaatttaaaacagaaaaataatcaaacttaaatatTCGGAAATTTATGGAATTAATATTgctacagttattatttttgatttttggctTCAGGTCTTGCATATTTAGtcattgttattgtatttaatgttatatttaataaattgtgtagTTTACACTTTTGATACATAATTCAAGGTATACTAATTCTCAATATGTAGATGTACTTAGCAAATGTGCATTCAGAAAAATCTATTATGTTTttcgttttcaatattttagtgATTTGGCATacactagtatttataatcaatgggaTTATGTATTGTGCCATCAcctattaaatatcaaaataataataaattaatcagtCCATATTTGCTATGTGTACAACATGTTCAGGTGTAATTTTCCCTATTAATACTTTTAGATAAACAAAATAGaaacattaattatagttaaaacagacattttttataatatgagtatagtaatttagaaaaatagaagcataataacaattattataatattaattaggaatataacaaaatttgtgacaataatgaaacattaaatatcatcataattttaaaagtatttaattaaaatatataggataAAAAATTGGCTATTAAAAGACAATTTTTGAGATATATTCATCCATTAAAATCTATCACCAATGCTGTggatcaaaaaaaatgttggataGAACAAATGAAGTATTTGGTTCAAGACTTTAAAACGCTTCtcaatttatcatttaaagagtaaatataattataattataattataaattgtaatttatttattattaatattattttaatgttttagattttgGTCTACCGTTGTTTTTAACAAACAAGCTACTATGGGATTATGTACATTTCTTCAAGAATCTGCTCCTCCTCACTTGATGGATCAACTTCCTCAGGATGGTGATGTGTTGACCATTTACAATGAAATTGATcattttgcatataaattatttaaaaggcTAACTACGTCCTCTGAAAatgaagtattaatatttacaatgttcttaaaaaatgtattattgtttttattttattttattttattaggagaATTTTATGTCACCTCATTATATGTGGAGCTTGTTATGCAATAACAATATCATAAGTATTCCTATGTTATATGATATATGTTCCATTTATGGTCAATCATATAAAAAGGAGttagaaataattttcaatgaaCTGTTTACTtgtcaaaaattatacaaagaaaatttaatacactctattcaatttacaattaaagtgagtcacataaaataattaattaaatgtaatttttgttttaaatattttaaataacaaaattgttagTGTTTAAGTCAATTTCAAGATAAAATTGAATTAGAGATTGATTATGGTAATCACATATCTCAAAGTAATAAAACCTCTACTGAAATTGAAGAAACAAATCTTTGTATGATagaagatattattaattttttattagacaCATCATatagtatttcaaattttttggaaatttatcCATTGGCTTCTATTTTTTTCTACCAAGAGAAATTACATCTTAAGTATGTATGACAAACATAAAacccaattatttttaattaatttctatattttatttttttgtttttctattatgtttttttagaataGCTTCCTTCTATCATAGTATAAAACCACTAATTTATAAGAAAGTAATTGCTATGAATAAGTTAGAAAAATTCCAAGAAAAGCTACACGCATCAAGATTATTACTTGTGAAAAGTGTTAAACAGTGTTTAattcatatacctactaaaactacaaataagtaaatatatacctatcttaacttaattatatttctaaaaaaagtttaatattaattttgtttataaagatCAGAGAGTGCAGTAGAAGAATATTTAGGAGCTGTCAGTGAGCTATTAGCATATAATGAATTTGTCAATGACTATAATGTTGTATATAACTTAACTAAAGATAtaaagaaatatcaaaaatctaaTAAAGAAATGTAAGATTTTTTAGTGATAATAgcttatttgaaaatattttaatagaaataacacCATTTAGAGACTTAACAagatatgattatttattaaaatcattggaattaattaataaaccatATACTGAACTCGAACAAAAAGAATTACAAGAACAACAGTTAGaggtaaatcattttttcaagttttttaatctatatatatataatgaatgtatgtatatttgtcTGTATGTCCATATTACTATGGCAACCAACCATCGTTACCATGGGTTTTGaagcaattataataataattattggttgcgatattttgaaaattgtttttatggtaactgttttattataaaataaaacatattattcataaagaGTTGGCATTTCTAATGGGCAACGAGATCagctagttattttatataaatttaaaacaataattgtgaatttgtatttttaggtACAAACCAGTAGTACaaatatagaaaatgcaaaattGCGGTCccttataaataatgtaaaagatTTATTACCCCATTTGGGAGATGGATTCATCCAGGTtagttaattcataatatttaattctatcatttaattatatttgatatttctttattttttagaaatgtttaGAATATTATGACATGGATTCcgaaaaagttataaatatggtCTTGGAAGATTGTCTTCCGTTAGAACTTACTCAGTATGAATTTAATCTTCCTTTGATGACAGAGTATGAGGATACTGCTTCTGGTTACGATCCTTCAATTAAAGGGTAGGCTTTATTACTTAAAGAAatgaaatataacaatatgtatcaatatacgataatttatgtgtatttatattatattttattttttttagaaataagaaACTTAAAAAACTGAAAGCAGTCTTAGACGATAAATCTTTCCGAAATGAAATGCGgccattttatgaaaaatataatttcactgAAATTACATGTGCTGAATTAGAGTCGTATTATAATGATGAATATGATGATACATATGATGAAGTTGAATATGTTATACCAGAACCAACAGACGAAAATGAAAAAAGAAGACCAGATGTTATACCAAGGgttttaatagagaaaaaagCTGTAACTGAATTTGTAGAAGAAGAGTTTTCAGATGATGAACCAcaacaagttttaaattttcaaccatTCTGTGAAAATCCTGAAGAAGTTCGTGAACGACAAGCTAGGAGATATGCTGCAAAACAATCTAATAGATCCAACCGAAGTAAGTATTAGCcagtaaaaccaaaaaaaagaaaaacattttgaaaacgtGTATTTATGTAAGGTAAACCACAAGCAGCTTCTTCGTCAGCTACCTCATCCGGATCAAATGTTGAGTTGGACCGGCAGaggaaaaatgaaaacaaagCATTCAGCGGGAACCATAACAGGAGAAATGCCGCAAGAAACAAACAACAAAGAGGAATGTTCTGAAGCTTTCTACTTCTCATATTctcttataaaattatcaatactaaaagatatattttataggataatataatatttacttattaaataattttaaatactcagcagtgaaattattattcattcaaatatgaattgattttacaataatgtgtgttttgtttttggtgTGTACATGAAAATTGGTTGTTGTTTCAACATTGAACTTTGTAGGTGATTTCAGGTAGAAATTGAATCTAGAAAGGATCTTAGAAAgggaaaaatcaaaattttccaggagttttcaaaagcgtaaggaacaataaaaaaaattaacaaaaaactgGAACTTTTAcgtaaaaccagtttttgacaaaattgattttgttttttttcgtaataactcaaatacaaataactgtagagataccttaaattttcaccaaatgtttatatgacCATTTACCACAcaagttaaaattttcaaaatatttttgagctacttaaaataatattaaaaaaaataatacctggTCAAAAAGTGTGAAGATATGatacaaggttcttcataagttgttataataacagtttGAAAACATCAAAGATATGCAGTAGAAGCCGCTTATTTAGGAACACTTTCGGACCAAAGGGAAATGTGTCAATTAAATGGCTTGTCTCCAAGAGGCGACTGGttactgaattaatttttaacttaatttatactacaaaaaaaaaaaaaaactgaagcattattacatatattatcgACTATTGTGATATTTatcacattttatattgttttaaatgttgtgTATAAATTCTATCTATCAATGTTTGTGTTCTTGACTA harbors:
- the LOC132943437 gene encoding activating signal cointegrator 1 complex subunit 2-like, with amino-acid sequence MAVEDKKLAIKRQFLRYIHPLKSITNAVDQKKCWIEQMKYLVQDFKTLLNLSFKEFWSTVVFNKQATMGLCTFLQESAPPHLMDQLPQDGDVLTIYNEIDHFAYKLFKRLTTSSENEENFMSPHYMWSLLCNNNIISIPMLYDICSIYGQSYKKELEIIFNELFTCQKLYKENLIHSIQFTIKCLSQFQDKIELEIDYGNHISQSNKTSTEIEETNLCMIEDIINFLLDTSYSISNFLEIYPLASIFFYQEKLHLKIASFYHSIKPLIYKKVIAMNKLEKFQEKLHASRLLLVKSVKQCLIHIPTKTTNKSESAVEEYLGAVSELLAYNEFVNDYNVVYNLTKDIKKYQKSNKEIDLTRYDYLLKSLELINKPYTELEQKELQEQQLEVQTSSTNIENAKLRSLINNVKDLLPHLGDGFIQKCLEYYDMDSEKVINMVLEDCLPLELTQYEFNLPLMTEYEDTASGYDPSIKGNKKLKKLKAVLDDKSFRNEMRPFYEKYNFTEITCAELESYYNDEYDDTYDEVEYVIPEPTDENEKRRPDVIPRVLIEKKAVTEFVEEEFSDDEPQQVLNFQPFCENPEEVRERQARRYAAKQSNRSNRSKPQAASSSATSSGSNVELDRQRKNENKAFSGNHNRRNAARNKQQRGMF